From one Eucalyptus grandis isolate ANBG69807.140 chromosome 9, ASM1654582v1, whole genome shotgun sequence genomic stretch:
- the LOC104420200 gene encoding cytochrome P450 71AU50: MAWIWITLLALIAHLLLRALLWETRDKKKLPPGPRGFPILGNLPLLGKNPHHDLHKLAKKYGPLMYLRLGFVPTILISSPEVAEQFLKTHDLIFASRPPHEAAKHISYEQRSLAFAPYGPYWRNIRKMCTLELLSNAKIYSFRSMRRDEVGLLVNFLKDASRDHMAIDLSAKISSLSADMSCLMVFGKKYMDREFDERGFKTVVQEVMVLTATPNIGDYVPFLASFDLQGLTKRMKAVSRVFDAFFEKIIDEHLENKKEEGQTKDFVDVMLGIMGLNEGEYHIDRPHIKAIILDMLAGSMDTSATAIEWAMAELIKHPRAMKKLQEELEKAAGLNRAVEESDLEGLDYLHMVIKETMRLHPVAPLLLPHEATEDCTVNGFHIPYKSRVIVNVWSIGRDPKVWTTHDPEEFVPERFLGSSVDVKGRDFQLLPFGTGRRGCPGMQLGLTVVRFVVAQLVHCFDWELPSGMSPSELDMTEKFGLATPRAKHLVVTPRYRLSE, translated from the exons ATGGCGTGGATATGGATAACACTCCTCGCTTTGATTGCTCATCTCTTATTGCGAGCTTTGCTGTGGGAAACACGGGATAAGAAGAAATTGCCTCCCGGTCCAAGAGGGTTTCCGATTCTTGGAAACCTCCCTTTGTTAGGGAAGAATCCTCACCATGATCTCCACAAACTAGCTAAAAAATATGGACCCCTCATGTACTTGCGCCTCGGGTTCGTGCCCACGATCCTCATCTCATCACCCGAAGTGGCCGAGCAATTCCTCAAGACCCATGATCTTATTTTCGCGAGCCGGCCGCCTCATGAGGCCGCAAAACACATATCTTATGAGCAAAGGAGCTTGGCATTTGCGCCGTACGGCCCATATTGGAGGAACATTAGAAAGATGTGCACTTTGGAGCTCCTTAGCAATGCAAAAATCTACTCCTTCAGATCCATGAGAAGAGACGAGGTCGGCTTGCTTGTGAATTTTCTCAAAGACGCATCTCGTGACCACATGGCCATTGACTTGAGCGCGAAGATCTCATCGCTAAGTGCCGACATGAGTTGTCTGATGGTCTTCGGGAAGAAGTACATGGACAGGGAGTTTGACGAGAGAGGGTTCAAGACCGTGGTTCAAGAAGTGATGGTGTTGACCGCCACGCCGAACATCGGTGACTATGTTCCTTTTTTGGCATCATTTGATCTTCAGGGGTTGACGAAGCGCATGAAAGCCGTGAGCAGAGTATTCGATGCTTTCTTCGAGAAAATTATTGACGAGCACTTGgagaacaagaaagaagaaggacaGACCAAAGATTTTGTTGATGTCATGTTGGGTATCATGGGATTGAACGAGGGAGAGTACCATATCGACAGGCCCCATATCAAAGCCATAATTCTG GACATGTTGGCAGGTTCAATGGATACTTCAGCGACCGCAATAGAGTGGGCAATGGCCGAACTTATAAAACATCCTAGGGCAATGAAAAAGCTCCAAGAAGAACTAGAGAAAGCTGCGGGACTAAATAGAGCAGTGGAGGAATCAGATTTAGAGGGCTTGGACTACTTACACATGGTCATCAAGGAGACCATGAGGCTTCACCCGGTGGCTCCGCTTTTGCTTCCCCACGAGGCGACCGAGGACTGCACGGTGAACGGCTTCCACATACCCTACAAGTCGAGAGTCATCGTTAATGTGTGGTCCATTGGAAGGGACCCGAAAGTGTGGACCACTCATGACCCGGAAGAGTTCGTGCCTGAAAGATTCTTAGGGTCGAGTGTGGATGTTAAGGGACGTGACTTTCAACTCCTGCCGTTCGGAACAGGCCGCCGAGGGTGCCCTGGGATGCAGCTCGGCTTGACCGTGGTGCGATTTGTGGTTGCTCAACTTGTGCACTGCTTTGACTGGGAGCTTCCTAGCGGCATGTCACCAAGCGAACTTGACATGACCGAAAAGTTCGGGCTCGCTACTCCTAGAGCCAAGCATCTTGTGGTCACACCTAGGTACCGTTTGAGTGAGTGA